The sequence TAACCTTTACAAAAACAAGAGTCGCTTTCTTACATTTCTTAATCCATTTAATAACTGAAGTACCTTCAATACATACAGATTAAAATGGTCGGTCTCTTCTTTCCAAAAGGACACTACTTCCATAGTAGAGGTCGTTCTACATGTCATTGAGATACACGGTTACTTGTAAAAAATGTTTTCGCCGTAAGACATTAAAAATTAGACAACGTGGAAAATTTCATGTAAAACAGATATGGGATCCAAAATGAACTTCTTATATATCGTATACTTGACATTATGAATAGCAGATTATTAATTAAATGGGGAAGTGAAAGGCAAGTTTTCAGAGCCCCTTCACATCAGAGCAGatagcacatactgtattgcAGGCCCCTCTGTGAGAGCAGTGGTTTAAGAAATGGTATACTGCTCCAGAATTTCATAACATTTCATAACATGTCAGCATTCATTCCACATTAAACCTTGTTTAAACTAGGTTTAAAGTCACCCTGTTTCATAGGTATGTAACTAAATGCAATTTAAACAATATTGTCTATCAGCAAATGtaaagttacatagttaaatatttTAGTGCATGCATTATACAAGTAAGCATTTCAATACCAGTGTTTGCACAATTTACTTCATAGTcttgtattaaaaaaagaaaaaaaggagagaAGAAAATCATAGAACACAATTCCACTTACAAAATAATACCTGTTTGTATAGGGCAGATGTTTTAGATTTTGTTCTGTAACAGAGTTTTACTCCACGCATCATGAAATATAATAAACTGCAATGTTCAAATAAGAACCAACTAAGGTGCCCCAAGCTTTAAAGTTCCATATAATCTCTGCTAGAATACAAAAGTGGTCCATTAGccaaataaaattttaaaaaattcagtcaatggtattttcaagattcGTATGAAAAAGCCATTCAGTTACAAATATTCCTGGGACTTGATACAGAACTAgttcaattaaaaaaacaaaaacaaaaaaaaaccacttaAAATGTGAAAAAGTGTGATGATGTAAAGGCAATAGTGTCCAAACTTTGCTTGCTTATTGACACTTCACAGACAACAAATACAGACAGTTCAGATATGAATCCACTGAAATGATGATCAACCCCacgcatataaaaaaaataaaaaaataaaccacatGCATTTACTGTGTAAACACCAGCATAGTTTGAGTGGAGTAAAAACAAGGATTTCATTTCCCATGCAAATTGCAGGATTTAAAACGTGGCAGCTTTAACAATGAGATGTAGCTACTAAAAACATTGTGTTGCATTAAAACTAAAAGAAAAAGGTTATTTTTACGGATATCAAAGATATATAACTAGTAAGGGCTAACAAGCCCAAGCAATACTCATTTAAATTATGAATCTCCAATGAAAAAGTGCTTTTCTTCAATAGTTTAGGAAAGGTTCAACAGTAGAAAATACCCAATGCAGATCCTGTTAGTTAATATGGActtataaatgtattaaatagacacttttttttacattgaataGTTTTGTATAAGTTACCAATCTTTCTCCTTACCTGCATTAACATACAGATAAATGTATTGGTCTTAAACACTTAGGAATTCATTGGCAAACACTTTTTGGGACACCGGAACATAATATCACATTTTATTTCAGAAGAAGTTATATTTAGTTTCTGTTTAATGTTATTCATTGTATAGCATGTAGTATATGTAGTCATGTAATGTGCTTTCAGTAATCTCTATTTGTAAATACTATTCAATTAGGCACTAAACAAAATGAGAACTATCAAGCCCCTGGATACATACTGTTTCTACTATACACTTCCCCAATATAAGACACGGACGTGCAAATTGCAGtgcatattaataataataataataatataaaatataatgcaatctgtATATGCCCTCATTTGCTTTGCTATATATTGCTAAATATACAAAAGTATTTTTAATGTACAAAAAACAGACTTTTTGGCAGGAAACTTCAACACAACAGAAATTATTTTAACATAACCTTTATTGAGTTTGAGCCATTAAAAGTTATGTGCAGTTAATTTAAAGTCAGCtatggttttttttcttcttataaactgcatttttttttctacaaaaaCAGTGCAAAAACATTCTTGTGTAAGTTTTCCATTCAGTTTCAAAATGAATAAAATGCGTGTACATGACAAGTATTGTATGACctcccatactgtacatgcaaagaTTTGCAATTATGGTGGCAGTCTTACAACGTAACAGTTTGCTTTTCAAAgccattaaaaacaaacaaaaaaagaaggtatttatgaagaaaaaaaaaattacatttgtttttttttttccaaaaaaggTTTTGAGGCAGTTGTCGTTGAATGGTATCCGAGTTGGCAAGTGGGTTGTACTGATCAGGAAActttatacatatattataaaaaataaattgtggCTGCATCAATTTCATCTTTTGAAATCTCTCTCAGGAGCAAGACCACAGCTAAAGACAGCAAAAAAAAGTCAAGGCTCTTAAATACAGATATTCAGCATGCGAGATTCACAAAGTAAATTAGAATGCAGCAATAAACTTCACAGTCAAATTGAGGCATTCAAAAGCCCTGCATGGAGTCATTGTTTTCAATTGTTTTTCTTTTCCAGCAGGGAGTAAAACAGAGCAAGCAGAGGGGTTAGAtgcatctatatatacacattagaTTCATGCATAGTTAAAAGTGTTGCCTTTGTTTGAGGTGAAGTCTTTATACGTCTGAATTTGTGCTCAGGCTTGTTAACCTGGGGTCTGCGTTGATTTCATATCTGTAGTGGTAGCCCTCCAGGTGATCCCTGCATGCATCTCTGATATTGTAAATCCACTTTTTAATCCCTTTCCTGTTCAGATACAACACAAGAAGAAAGATCACCCCTATGAGGGCTAGCACTATGCCCAGGAAAACGTAAGATGTTTGCAAGCTGGTGTTGTCAACTATATCTGGGCATTCAAGCTCTACCATTTGAAGCACAACAAGCGGCGTGTCCCTCATCTTCTCAGGGTAGGAACACAGCAGGCTGGATGCCCCTTCCACCATTGTAGTCTCCTTGAGCCAGATGGCAAAATCTTCAATCTGGCAGTCACAGACCCAGCTGTTGTCATTGAGGTTGATTAACAGGCCTGGCTGGTTAGGAAGATCAAAGAGTGTGGCATTTCTCAGGCGCTTCAGAGAgttgtgactgagattcagggtTTCAAGCTGGGTGAGGTTTGTGAAGATCCCAGCTTGCAAGCCTATCAGGGAGTTGTTGCTCAGGTCAAGGTATTTGAGGCTCGGCAGGGAGCTGAACATGTTCATGGGTAAGTACATCAGGTTGTTTCCAACCAGCTCTAGCTTGCGGAGGCTGCTAAGTGCCCCGCTCTGCAGGGCTCTTCCCAGTGTCTGGATTAAGGATTCATTGTAAAGAGAGTTACTGAGGTTCAGCTCTACCAGGGGGCTGCTGTCATCCTTATGCCCTTGAAAAGTTAAGTTGCTCATCCTCTCCATTGCATTGTTGCTGAGATCTAGCTGTCTGAGATTGGGAAGGTGGCTGAACACATTATTTCCCAGTTCTTGGAGGCGGTTGCCACTGAGACTGAGGGTGGCAAGCTCAGCTAGGGGCTGCGGCTGGCTGAAGGCTCCTTCGTGCAGACTGCTGATGTGGTTACCTGTGATAAAGAGGTTCCGCACATAGGGGGGCAGGTCTCTGGGCAACTCACTTAGGTTCTTGTTGACACATTTCACAGTCCGGGCTGCCTCGGAGCACTCACAGGTAGTGGGGCAGGGTGACTGCTGCTCAGACTGGGACCAAGCACAGCCCAAAACATGTACCAGAACCAGCACAGACACAGGCTTCAATAGAGCTCCTCTCCTACTTCGACCCTCACCAACCAGGTCAGACCTCTTCCTGCCACTCCTCCAGAGTCCCAAGAGACATAGTAGATCAGAGGCAGTCATCTCCCCTGGCTTTGTTACTACAACTCACGCCCAGGATGCCCCTTTGTGGGGCTTTATTTTTGTCACCTACTTCTTTTCTGCTTCAACTTCCAAGTGCAAACTTGGCTGCAACAAACAGAACAGATGGAACAGAGAAAGTTTCCTCTGTATAGATGTAATCCCTCTGTGATGGGGCAGCTTCAAAGGAAGATGATGCAGTCTGACTTGCTGAGATGCAGATCACTCTGGATGTTTTGCAAGAGTGGCTCTGTCCCCCTCCACTGCCTTAGAAGTTACTTTTCCCACAGCGAGACCTGTAATCAGAAACAGAAATAAATGGGGAGtagtaaaagaaaaacaaagtGATCGCAAACATACATTTTCTTTATGTCAAGCAAACCTAAGCCCACGTTTCCCGTCCGGCCCTCCCCCACATGTGGGTTCAGGAAAACAGTTACCATTTCTCTCTGCCTTTTCCTTCACTGCCTTTTGTCATCGGGTTAATTCAGGATTCAGGTTACATTATCTACGCCTTTGATCATCTTCCAAGGAGtattattcccccccacccctagccTTCACTTTGCAAGTACTTTGCCTCCTAACCCAGAGTCTCACAAAAGCAGATGGGAGCAAGGCAACGGGGCGTTTTCCTATTTCAAAAACGCAACAAGGACCAAAACAGACCTCGTGATGAACAATGTAGAAGAATAAAGAAAGTGAATAAAACAAGGTCCTGCCCTGTGATATTAGGGGTCTTGGGAAGCAGATGGAGTGGGAAACTCAGAGCACCAACTCTTGCAATAAATGAAAGCAAGCTCTAACTTGTTACAGACTCTTACCCTTCTCTGCTTTGCCACTAGAACAGCAAGGAGACGCTCAGAGGATGAGAAACAACTCAACCCCCTCCACGACTCGTTACCGTTTCCTACCCCCAGAGTAAAGAGTTTACCTTCAGGTTGGAAGAGCTGGTGTCCATTTCTTCTTGAGCTGTACACAGTAGGTTTCCGCAAATGGCAGATGATTTTTTTCACACCTTCAATCTCTTCGTGCAGAAGCAGCGAGTCCAGCGCGCACtgaaccagcagcagcacacccacAGCACGCTCACAccactctctcactcctctctcctgctcacaccactccctctcactcctctctcctgcacacgccaccctctcactcctctctcctgcACACAGCACgatctcactcctctctcctgcTGGTCCACCCTCTAAGGGAAAAACCACTGCATTAACAAACAAGAGGGGCACGGGAAACTGGGCACTTATTATTTTACTCCAAAGACAGCATAACGAGTTGAGTTATATTGTGTGTGCCAATGCTTTTAAACAGTGCATTCCTACGGGCACATGCCATGCTCTGTCCTGCTAGCCTCAGAGTGTGGGCTCAGTGAATTGTGTGTGAACTCCCCTTCCTTGGTGTCAGCCcgtgtgcctctcccctccccttctcacaAGCTCTGTTTTATCCAGGCTCGTGTTTCATGGTGTGGCTGAGGTTAATATGCAAAGCTGAGAGTAAAGACCTCTCTCCACACTGTAGGAAGGAAGAGCGGAAACATTCTCCGTCTCTCAGATTTGTCAATGCAAATATGTGCAGGGTAGCACCAGATACCAAATATTGTCTCACATGTTACAGCCGcaacactttttatttttttttatttaagctttttatatataagtatatatttaGAATTAAAATGTAGGGCTTTAAATTGGCACCCTATCAGTTCTGGAGGAAAGTAGGTTTATCAGAATAGTAATGTTGCTGCTGCAGTTACAGTACTTTTTATGAATCCGATGTTATGAAAGATGCAAAATAACCAGAAGTGTTTCTCTTCATTTTCAATATATTTAGAAATAGAAATAATTCTGTAAAAGGAAGCAGCTTTTGTCATTTTCTTACATAACCTTTATGATTTGTAGTCATATAAATATGACTTCAAATGTAGTAGCTGCTTTGTTAGGACAGATCATTTTTGGTCATCTTTATTTTTAGCAATCTTTAGAGCTGCCGTCTTACATATTGGTTCAATTAATTTTTTTGTGTAATCTATGTTAATATAAAATATTTAGCCCTGTTTCATACAGTACCCTATAACTGGTTAGCATTTCGCACAGGAATTCCCTGCAATTATTTTTGCTGAGTTTACCTCACTTTTACACTATTCTACCCTGTATTATGTCTTTTATGCTCTTTATATAAAGCACGGAAAAAATGGTTGacacataaaaaatgtaaaatacacaCATGTAGTTTCTCTTCTGGAAAAttaccattgttttttttttatatttgttaacTTTATCACTTATTGATTATTCTATTTTGCAACTGGGAACTGAATATCGTTACTAATCAGAGGTCTTCACTGCCATACTTGGCAAAAAAATCTGTTTTGCCACATCACTCCCAGAGGATCATGCAATTTATTACCTAGCAATTGCTGTGCCACCGGATTAAAAAGGCCTTCATGTTTCATTTTTCATATTAATCACATGCTATTTTTAACACTGTTGTATAGTTGTGATCTGCACTTTAGGTGTTTATTGACATGTTTTGTTGCGAGTTCCTAAATTAGTTTTCTCTTTTTGAATCCATTTGACGTTAAAAATAACCCCATATTTTTGTTACTATTTTTGTTACTATGGACATATAAAAATGTTTACCATTGAATATGTTGTAAAATCTGCATTAATCCCTTCACAATGGCAGCCACTGTGGCGGCAGAGGGGTAACTACGTTTACAGTCATCTAACCGTTCTTTCCTTTACTATGTCTCAGTCCCTTCTCGGTGGTCTAGGATATTTAGCCGCCGGCACCTCATCACAGCCATCCCACTGCCACATTTAGCCGCCGGTCATTTCGCCGCAAATgtaaacccctaaccttaccctaaatcTCCTAACCTTAACCACTTACTGtaaccccctaatcttaaccccttactcaaataTTGCTATAACGACGACATTGGGGTATAAACGCATTATTATCCTTAAGTTCATAACCATGATCCTAGTTAGCAAAATTGCTAAATTGCTACCACTATATACACCATGGGTTACTGAGTGCATGTTGCAATCTGTGAACGTTTtgacactctgcctctctctccaaaGCAGAGTACATCAGCCTTTTTCCTCTATGCTATTCTCCTAGTGCACCTACCCCACAGCCTGCTTTATAGGAGTACTggtactacagatgcagcggccgttattcgaacatatcacgtgctgtatacctcggaatacccatgtcatggctcgtcattaccgcgtgttgactcgtttttatcgagtgcagaaaatgtaattttagtgttctggtttttaaaaacctgcaaaattgacacagtactgtactgcacacATCACAAATCATTCATTTCTCCCACGGAaacgtgaagaattgcacccaaagaaatcagaatccatgaaattcaaacaaagcaacctcaTGATGTGgcgtgtggagtacagcagcgcatacgaaaacggctccgtgatatgttcaaataacagttgctgcatctgtaccttgTTCAACTGGTTCTACACTTACTACACTTAGTGGCAGCAGCTAAATGTCCCATTCAGCTTCCTGGTCCCCAATGGGACATTCGCTGCTCAGTGTCAAAAAGGCACATTCACAGCTTTTTATTTTCTATCTGTGGGCATACATTCGAAAaatgtggagagagggagagagagagagggatggggagtggcagggggagagggagagggggagagagagacttctAAATGAATGTCTCCAGTTGTCTATTTATatccccctcaaacctccctccaaataaattagggagacatgtctgaaaaagaagcacacctgaaGTACCCGGCTGGGAGATATTGCAGGTCCTTTCTCATTCTTtttaattgtatatgtattaaaagttTCTTTGTCCAGCTCATTATAGACCTCAAAGGAGTATTTTACCTACTTGGAGTATTTAGGAGTACACCTCTTCTAAAGGATTGCATTTTCTCTTCTTATTCCAATAGAGAGTAAATAAAACAcatgt comes from Ascaphus truei isolate aAscTru1 chromosome 4, aAscTru1.hap1, whole genome shotgun sequence and encodes:
- the TPBG gene encoding trophoblast glycoprotein, giving the protein MTASDLLCLLGLWRSGRKRSDLVGEGRSRRGALLKPVSVLVLVHVLGCAWSQSEQQSPCPTTCECSEAARTVKCVNKNLSELPRDLPPYVRNLFITGNHISSLHEGAFSQPQPLAELATLSLSGNRLQELGNNVFSHLPNLRQLDLSNNAMERMSNLTFQGHKDDSSPLVELNLSNSLYNESLIQTLGRALQSGALSSLRKLELVGNNLMYLPMNMFSSLPSLKYLDLSNNSLIGLQAGIFTNLTQLETLNLSHNSLKRLRNATLFDLPNQPGLLINLNDNSWVCDCQIEDFAIWLKETTMVEGASSLLCSYPEKMRDTPLVVLQMVELECPDIVDNTSLQTSYVFLGIVLALIGVIFLLVLYLNRKGIKKWIYNIRDACRDHLEGYHYRYEINADPRLTSLSTNSDV